ACTACGCCGTCGCACTAGCGGTCTTCACTGTCGTCAGTTCATTCTCGGAACTCGGGCTGACGGCATGCATGGCCCAGGCTGACATGGATCCGGAGGAGATCGGTCCGACTGTCTCCTTCCTGTCGATTGTGATCGGCGTGGGGCTCGCGGTCGCGATGCTCATTCTGGCTCCGTTCCTGGCGGTGCTGCTCGGGGCCCCCGACAGTGCGGGCGCGTTGCGGATCCTCGCGCTCTGTATCGCAATGGTCGGTCTGTTCACGATTCCGTGCGGCATCCTCGCGCGGGAGTTCCGCCAGGATGCAATGTTCTTCGGAGTGGCAGCGGCCTTCCTGCCAGGCAATGTCCTGATGATTCTTCTTGCGCTGAACGGGCCTGGCGACATCGCATTCGCATGGTCCAGGGTGTTCGGTCAGTTGGTGACCGGGTGTGTGCTCATCTGGTTCGCGAAGAAGTTCTACCGGCCCCACCTCGACCGAAGCCAGGTGCGACGCGTGCTGCGCTTCGGAGTGCCGATCGCTGCCGCAAACCTGGTCGGATTCATGCTCCTGAATGCGGACTACCTGTTCGTCAGCAAGGTGCTTGGCCCCGTACGTCTCGGCATCTACACACTTGCCTTCAACGTCAGCTCCTGGGCAACGGCAACGCTCAGCTCGATGGTGCTCAACGTCGCGATGCCGATGTTCAGTCACGCCAAGAGTGATCCGCAGCGATTGGGTCGAGCGCTGCGCAGTTCACTCAGCCTGATCTGCCTGGTCGCCTTTCCGATATCGGGGTTCACCGTGGTGTTGTCAGGTGAGATTGTCGACACGCTCTACGGTCATCGGTGGATCGCCGCAGCTCCGGTGATTGTGGTGCTTGGCGTCTATGGCAGCCTCTACGTTGGGTCGTTGCTACTCAGCAATCTACTGGTGGGTATGGGATATCCGACGCCCAACCTGATCGTGCAGATCATCTGGCTTGTCGTTCTCGTACCCGCAATGTTCCTGGGTGTTGAAGCGGACGGTATGCGCGGTGCCGCGTTTGCCCATGTCGTGGTCATCGTTGTGGTCGTTCTACCGGCCTACTTCGTGCTGACCAGGCGGTTCGTCGATGATCTCTCCAGGACTCTGCTCGCCTCCACCTGTCCGGCCCTTGCCCTGACGGTCGTCAGCGCCCTCGCCGCCTGGGCGGCCAAGCAAGTGTCAGATGTCGCAGGTGGACGGCTCGCAATCGGACTCGTGGTTGGCGGGGCGGTCTACCTGACCCTCGGTCTGCCGGTCATGGGGCAGTACCTACCGGGCAAGGTCATGCGGCTGCTTGGTCGAGTGCGACTTGATGAGTGGGCTCGCTACCCGCTCTACAGCCGACTACGGCGACCGGCAGGAGCGGTCTCTCGCGACTGACAGCTGCCGCTGTCGACGTCGATCAGCTCAGGACGGCGAAAGTGCAACCATGCTGGCCAGGAGAGCCGTCGTCGATGGGTCCGCAGCCGCGCCTGCGAGCATCCCATCGAGCCATTGGTCGTCGAACACCCTCGTCTTCCGAACGGGGTCGAGTAGGCTCGGGTTGCGTCGCCAGTGCTCGGTCAGGAGCGTGGTGAGCGTGTCACCGCCGGCCGGCGGCCGCCGGGTGTTGCGAAGGCGCTGGGCAATCTTGCGGCCTGCCTTCTGTGCGACCGGTACTCCGTTGGTGAGCCGTTGGCCCAGGCCAGGTGCCGCATAGGCCAACGGCGCCCGTCGACCCTCGAGTGGGATCTCTGCGAGCTCTGGATCCAGGCGGCACACCAGCTGTGCGAGGAAGCGGGCGTGCGCCTTGTCCACGGGCGCAAGCGAATTCGCGATATCGATGAACCGCGGATCCAGCATTGGATTGACGGTTGCGCGTCCCAGGCAGACCGCGCTGTCAACGACGCCTGACCAACGCTGCATGCGCTCGTACAAATACATCCGATCGGTCGCGTCAGGCCATGGCAACCCGGTGTTCAGTAAGACCTGGTGGACCTCATCGGTGGCGAATGGACGCGCCCACTCGCCGAATTCAGCATTCAGAGCTCCCGTCGCCACCGAATCGTTGGCGAACATGCGCCAGTCCACGAGGAGTCGCGTGAGTGGACGTGCTACCGGGTAACCGATGACCGGGCCCACGTAATAGAAGCCGCGCGCAACCTCACCACCGAGACCAGAGATGCGGGCGCCTTGGGGGAAGGCTGACTCGACCACGAGCAATGCCGCATGTGCGACCGGGTCCGCCATGCCGTTGAGTTGGCGCGCGCTGAACATGACGAGCGCGTGCGCCTCGCTAGGGTCGAGGTCGCTGAGCTCGGACAGGCCCTGCACCAGATGCACCATCCCATAGCGCTCGGCGAGTTGGGCTGCGATCCGGACGTCCTCGGAGTCCGGACCACTTGACAAGGTCAGGACGCGGAGGCCCTTACGACGAGAACGCGGAATGGCGGCCAGCAGGATGCGGGAGTCCAGCCCACCAGTCAGCTGGAGGATGGCGTCGGGGTTCTCGTCCAGATAGTCGACCATGTAGTCGCTCAACATCGTGGATGCCTCGGAGACTGCCGTGTCGATGGGTATCCGGCTGTGGGGCGAAGCGGGCGCGTATTCGTCGATCGTCAGCTCGCCGTCGTGGAGGGTTATCCGCTGGCGCTCGCGTAGCTTGCGCACACCGTGGATGAGGGTTCGGTCGCCCAGTTGCCAGCCAAGCATGGCTTGGACGGCAACGCCCTGCCGGTCGATCCGCGCGTCGTCAAGGTGGGCAAGAACCAGACTGGATGTGGAGACGGCGCTCCACCCATCTCCTCGGCGATGATAGACGTGCCGGAATCCGAGCATGTCGGTCGCGGCGCGCACGGTGCTCCGATCGTCGATCTGCAGAGCGGCGAACGGGGGCATCAGATCCCAGATCGTCTCGTCGCCGGCCGTAGCGGTAGCAAGGTCAATTGCAGCGGGTGGAATCGCTGCACGCGGCCCGCGAGCAAGCCCGCTGATGACCACCGGCGATCCGCTGGCCT
This genomic window from Flexivirga oryzae contains:
- a CDS encoding oligosaccharide flippase family protein gives rise to the protein MGIVVAESLAGRVTRAAMWSGINTVAMRLVGMVVTMIMLRIVTPAEFGNYAVALAVFTVVSSFSELGLTACMAQADMDPEEIGPTVSFLSIVIGVGLAVAMLILAPFLAVLLGAPDSAGALRILALCIAMVGLFTIPCGILAREFRQDAMFFGVAAAFLPGNVLMILLALNGPGDIAFAWSRVFGQLVTGCVLIWFAKKFYRPHLDRSQVRRVLRFGVPIAAANLVGFMLLNADYLFVSKVLGPVRLGIYTLAFNVSSWATATLSSMVLNVAMPMFSHAKSDPQRLGRALRSSLSLICLVAFPISGFTVVLSGEIVDTLYGHRWIAAAPVIVVLGVYGSLYVGSLLLSNLLVGMGYPTPNLIVQIIWLVVLVPAMFLGVEADGMRGAAFAHVVVIVVVVLPAYFVLTRRFVDDLSRTLLASTCPALALTVVSALAAWAAKQVSDVAGGRLAIGLVVGGAVYLTLGLPVMGQYLPGKVMRLLGRVRLDEWARYPLYSRLRRPAGAVSRD